The DNA segment TTAGGTTTGAGGGAAAACCGAATTCCCGTAAAGGGAATGCTACTTTCGTTACAGGCACGCCGCACTTTCTAAGATAACGAGAAAGGCGTGCAAAAAACAGGCCAATTGGCCCCATCAGGAGAAGCACCGGCCCATCGATACGCACTTGCACCAATACCGGCATCCTTTCTCTACCCAAACTGTTCACCATTTGGTGTACCGGAACAAAATCCTGGCATGGCCTGGTCTAACGGTGGCGTAACCGCCCCCAATGCCGAAATAGTGCCTGAATCGGCGTGCGGCGCTGTTTCGGGGAATCTCTCCAAGTAATCAATTCCTCAATGGCCTGTTCAGGCGTGATAAACCAACCGCTATGGCGACTGATATACCGAGGATAGTCGATTAAAACAGCGTGCACTAAAGCATCCAAATGGAGGGAACGTCCTCGCCTTGAGCACACCTTCTGATCATATGTCAGCCCCCAGCCTGCATAGAAGGGCAACCCCCAGCAATGCACCTTCACCCCCCTCAATAACGCCTCAAAGCCGGTGAGAGAAGTCAGCACATGCATAGAGTCAATCTGCATCAAGATCTGATGAATCGAACCTGAGGTGAGTACTTCATCGCAATAACGAGCCACAACCTTTTCCCCTTTTCCAGCTTGACATAGACCTGCCACAACATCTGGGTGAGGTTTGTATACGAGATGAGCCTTAGGTTCAGTGGCCCGCACCGCTTGAAGCAGCTCAAGATTAGTGTGCAGGCCAGGAGCCCCAAAACGAATCGAGGCATCACTCTCCACTTGACCTACCACCAGCACGACCCGCTCTGCTGTGTGTGGTCGTCTCCAGTGTGCCTCGCTGAGGTTGTACTTGGTGATTGCTGCACTCACAAGCCGCTGCCGAAGTCTTGCTGCACGCTCTCGCTGGTGATTTGTCCATTCACCAAAGGACAGCAATATCTCTAAATCACTAGGTTTAGTAGCGTCATAGTAAGCACCACTGCCGTCCACCACCCATGAGATCGGATCAATCAGATCAGCGCCCAGCCCTACTGAACGCAAAAACCCATCTTCCACCCGCAAGATTGGCAACCGGCGTTGATCGGCAGCTTGTATTACCCGCCGCCTACCGCGACGGCCCCACACTGCCACTGCATCAACCTGACGGCCGAGTGTGTGCCACGGCATCGGAAATCGCACGCAACTGCCCGCCATAAAGCGCTGGAGACTGCGCTGTTTCCAGGGTGTAAATCCAAATGCTTGCACTTGCCTAGGAGCAGTGGATCGTATCCGGCGCTGCAAACCAATGGCTTGTATTAGCACCTCAATCGAACAGGGTTGATGTTGATGAGGGTCGATGCAACGGGGATAAGCGATGAGCGCTGCATGTACCAACGCCTCTAATGCAATTCCAGTCTGACGACGCTTTGGCGGTAGAATGCGATCATGGGTCAGCCCCCAACCTGCATAAAAAGGCATTCCAAAACAGTGCACGGTCCGTCCCCAAAGCAATGACTCAAAACCCATTTGAGAGGTGACGACGTATACCGCCTCGGCTTGCTGTAACAACCCAGCAGGGTGCAGACTATCCATGCTGAGAAGGATCCGCGGATGAGCCAGATCCTGAGGAGTAAAATGCCCCCGAGCCCGACCACGAATGACGTCCGGATGCAACCTAACAACAACGGTGCAGGCCGGATGGTCCGCCAAGGCAACCTGCAGCATCTGGCGAAAACTCTCTTGATTTGCTAGACCAAAGGGAATAGAGCAATCACCAGCAGATTGATCTATCACCAACACAAAGCGACTCTTAGGAATTGGTGAATCACGCGAAGGGTTGATTTTGCTGAGGCGTTGCTCACACCAGAGCGTTTGTACTTGGCGCGCCCGTCGGAATTGTCCTTGGGTCAGCGGGGTCACAATGAGCCGCTCGAGACGACTAGGTGCTGTCGCATCAAAATGAACCCCCATGTCATCCACAAGGAGACCAAGAGGCGGATGGTCTCGTCCTTTCTCGAGCGAACGCAGGAAACCATCCTCTAGATGCCAGATTGGAATCCCACGGGTTCTGCCGAGCCGTTCAACCTGACGAGCACTGGGACGACGTCCCCAGGCCAATAAAGCGTCGATATCACGGCGACGACCTGACACGAGCTGGGCTGGCGCCAGCAGCATCGGTAACGTCTGATGCACAAGCATGCCCCTGGCTGGCACACCAAGTCGCGCAGCAGCAAGCTCAGGCATCGGGTAAGACGGTACAGCCCGAATTATCTTTGATGGTGGCTAATGTTGCAGCCCTAGCCTTGATCCCCGCGCGCGGAGGATCCAAGGGCATCCCTGCAAAAAATCTTCAAAAGGTCGGCGGCATCTCTTTGGTGGCACGCTGCATTCACGCTGCTCAGGCTAGTGATCGCGTTACCCGTATTGTCGTAAGCACTGATGATCAAGATATAGCAGCGGTCTCCCAAGCGACTGGTGTTGACTTCATAAAGCGTCCGGAGAACATTGCTGATGACCTAGCTAGCTCTGAGTCAGTTTTATTGCATGCTCTTGAAGAGCTGGTGCAGTATGGTCCTTTAGAAGCTAATCTGGTTTTACTGCAATGCACTTCGCCCTTTACCACGGGAAAACAAATTGACAAGGTCTTGACAGCCCTTGATCAATCAGAATTCAACAGTAGTTTTGCTGTTGCCCCCTGGCACGGTTTCCTATGGCGAGTGAACGGAGAAGGGATCAATCACGATCCAGGCGTGATACGCCAGCGTCGTCAAGATTTGGAGCCAAGCTATATCGAAACTGGTGCAATTTACGCGATGCGGACTACAAACTTTCGTGCTACTGGAAGACGGTTCTGCCCTCCTTGGAAACCTGTAGTAATTCCGGATATGAGCCCAGAAATCGATACCCCAGAAGATCTAGCCCTTTGTCAAAGTCTTGCTTTTTGTTTGTACAGCTAACTT comes from the Synechococcus sp. M16CYN genome and includes:
- a CDS encoding acylneuraminate cytidylyltransferase family protein translates to MVANVAALALIPARGGSKGIPAKNLQKVGGISLVARCIHAAQASDRVTRIVVSTDDQDIAAVSQATGVDFIKRPENIADDLASSESVLLHALEELVQYGPLEANLVLLQCTSPFTTGKQIDKVLTALDQSEFNSSFAVAPWHGFLWRVNGEGINHDPGVIRQRRQDLEPSYIETGAIYAMRTTNFRATGRRFCPPWKPVVIPDMSPEIDTPEDLALCQSLAFCLYS
- a CDS encoding capsular polysaccharide biosynthesis protein, whose protein sequence is MPELAAARLGVPARGMLVHQTLPMLLAPAQLVSGRRRDIDALLAWGRRPSARQVERLGRTRGIPIWHLEDGFLRSLEKGRDHPPLGLLVDDMGVHFDATAPSRLERLIVTPLTQGQFRRARQVQTLWCEQRLSKINPSRDSPIPKSRFVLVIDQSAGDCSIPFGLANQESFRQMLQVALADHPACTVVVRLHPDVIRGRARGHFTPQDLAHPRILLSMDSLHPAGLLQQAEAVYVVTSQMGFESLLWGRTVHCFGMPFYAGWGLTHDRILPPKRRQTGIALEALVHAALIAYPRCIDPHQHQPCSIEVLIQAIGLQRRIRSTAPRQVQAFGFTPWKQRSLQRFMAGSCVRFPMPWHTLGRQVDAVAVWGRRGRRRVIQAADQRRLPILRVEDGFLRSVGLGADLIDPISWVVDGSGAYYDATKPSDLEILLSFGEWTNHQRERAARLRQRLVSAAITKYNLSEAHWRRPHTAERVVLVVGQVESDASIRFGAPGLHTNLELLQAVRATEPKAHLVYKPHPDVVAGLCQAGKGEKVVARYCDEVLTSGSIHQILMQIDSMHVLTSLTGFEALLRGVKVHCWGLPFYAGWGLTYDQKVCSRRGRSLHLDALVHAVLIDYPRYISRHSGWFITPEQAIEELITWRDSPKQRRTPIQALFRHWGRLRHR